A section of the Labrus bergylta chromosome 21, fLabBer1.1, whole genome shotgun sequence genome encodes:
- the LOC109996418 gene encoding protein FAM171A2 isoform X1 — MPAHFISRLLLFASICAVWEALAKSLPDQGAVEVQIKIQVFDNSDLSPLADALVEVHGNQTVLASSRAGRDGVLRVSFPYRTGTWVVITASKRDYVTNSVPWHSSRIPLYASVSLYLLVQRPGTLILYDDVLQVLSGSPGARNQPLVQLQRKSLQLPSNSNYTALSAALTTARTQYEVGGFPFLLGQETNSSGAETGWTDLTALAVVSIQLFDKDGDPIQVSDPIHVSVPLPSDTRNRMATSVPAWLYQPKTGLWVRNGTGYIKKDGQQFVWNVVVPQMGYWLAAFPTSSGLGLSHPGLRDITTYHTLFLLSILGSLALLVLILLCVLLYYCRCGERRRRRKCLKPRRQQAKPHTANTNGAKRDQGTSTSRLNLICGGHAESGASNEKSEMSPSRDYQSSKEDLTKHVPAHMLRHAKGKNNSGSQRGESLAMKVTRATETNNLDNPLLHEDYNRGYSQMEGKESEYHRHHSANDNRGYSSDPPSPPRFQGYVPNQQSDKPPEYSAAAADSLARPTSLNTQAGQIIFCSSIDQMKENMYRSMVPTLVIPAHYMRLPSEFSGKDGKDQKDQDKNGAQMGGGPHHHHHSQKQGQQHQQGGSGGDDSEDPSWASDSSGGPVTIPVLFNDSTMAQMNGELQAMTEKKLLELGVKQHPRAWFISLDGRDNAHVRHSYIDVANDLSGGGIGAFLSGPNSGRDVNLEPPLESQERKSGVNRKGKDERWGTGGRKSHGSGSGGGGGGGKTYSKLAYPDHSDPSSSSEGRPVSPEENSLTPLLDEGPSSRGSTIPRRGRSRVNSSRSSNNSNSENRRDSITSPEDDPDDKDENKKSPWQKIEDRPLMVFHPRK, encoded by the exons aGGTccaaataaaaatccaggtgTTCGACAACAGCGACCTTTCACCTTTGGCCGACGCTCTGGTGGAAGTTCACGGGAATCAGACTGTCTTGGCGTCCAGCAGGGCGGGCAGGGATGGCGTCCTGAGGGTCAGCTTCCCGTACCGCACAGGAACCTGGGTGGTCATCACGGCCTCCAAACGAGACTACGTCACCAACTCTGTGCCCTGGCACTCCAGCCGAATTCCCC tgtaCGCATCAGTCAGCCTGTACCTCCTTGTTCAGAGGCCTGGAACTCTTATTCTGTACGATGACGTCCTGCAGGTGCTCTCGGGGTCACCAg GAGCTCGTAACCAGCCACTGGTGCAGCTTCAGAGGAAGTCCCTGCAGCTGCCGTCCAACTCAAACTACACGGCGCTGTCCGCCGCTCTGACCACAGCCAGGACTCAGTATGAGGTCGGGGGGTTCCCGTTTCTCCTGGGCCAAGAAACCAACAGCTCAG GTGCAGAGACAGGATGGACGGACTTGACAGCTCTCGCCGTGGTCAGCATTCAGCTCTTCGACAAAGATGGCGACCCGATCCAGGTGTCGGATCCGATCCACGTCTCTGTCCCGCTGCCGTCGGACACCCGCAACAGGATGGCCACCAGCGTTCCCGCTTGGCTGTATCAGCCTAAGACGG GACTGTGGGTCAGGAACGGGACGGGCTACATCAAAAAGGACGGCCAGCAGTTTGTGTGGAATGTGGTCGTCCCTCAGATGGGATACTGGTTAGCTGCCTTCCCTACATCTTCAG GATTGGGTCTGTCTCATCCAGGCTTGAGGGACATCACCACCTACCACACCCTGTTCCTGCTCTCCATCCTGGGCTCGCTGGCCCTGCTGGTGCTCATCCTGCTCTGTGTGCTGCTCTACTACTGCAGGTGTGGGGAGCGTAGACGAAG GCGAAAGTGTTTGAAACCTCGTCGACAGCAGGCGAAACCTCACACGGCCAATACAAACGGTGCGAAGAGGGACCAGGGTACGTCTACTTCTCGCCTGAATCTTATTTGCGGAGGCCATGCTGAGTCGGGCGCCTCCAACGAGAAATCTGAAATGTCCCCGTCGCGAGACTACCAGAGCTCAAAGGAGGACTTGACCAAACACGTCCCGGCTCACATGCTGCGGCACGCGAAGGGGAAAAATAATTCTGGTTCCCAGCGGGGCGAGAGCCTGGCCATGAAGGTCACACGGGCCACCGAGACCAACAACCTGGACAACCCTCTGCTGCATGAAGACTACAACCGGGGCTACAGCCAAATGGAGGGCAAAGAGTCCGAGTACCATCGACACCACAGCGCCAACGACAATCGGGGGTACTCCTCCGATCCCCCGTCCCCGCCTCGCTTCCAGGGGTACGTGCCAAACCAGCAGTCCGACAAACCCCCCGAGTACTCGGCCGCGGCTGCGGACAGCCTCGCAAGACCGACATCCCTCAACACCCAGGCGGGTCAGATCATCTTCTGCAGCTCTATCGACCAGATGAAGGAGAACATGTACCGGAGCATGGTGCCGACGCTGGTCATCCCGGCGCACTACATGCGTCTGCCCTCCGAGTTCTCGGGCAAAGACGGCAAGGATCAGAAAGACCAGGACAAGAACGGAGCGCAGATGGGAGGAGGGCCGCATCATCACCACCACTCCCAGAAACAAGGCCAGCAGCACCAGCAAGGGGGTTCCGGGGGCGACGACTCCGAGGACCCGAGCTGGGCGTCCGACTCCTCCGGCGGACCCGTGACCATCCCCGTGCTCTTCAACGACTCCACCATGGCTCAGATGAACGGCGAGCTGCAGGCCATGACCGAGAAGAAGCTGCTCGAGCTGGGGGTGAAGCAGCACCCGAGAGCGTGGTTCATCTCCCTGGACGGACGCGACAATGCCCACGTGCGCCACTCCTACATCGACGTGGCCAACGATCTGAGCGGCGGCGGGATCGGCGCGTTTTTGAGCGGCCCGAACAGCGGCAGAGACGTCAACCTCGAACCGCCTCTGGAGTCCCAAGAGCGCAAGTCGGGAGTCAACCGGAAGGGCAAAGACGAGCGCTGGGGGACGGGAGGGCGGAAGAGCCACGGCAGCGGCAGtggtggcggcggcggcgggGGGAAGACGTACTCGAAGTTGGCCTACCCGGACCACAGCgatcccagcagcagcagcgagggGCGCCCGGTCTCGCCCGAGGAGAACTCCCTCACCCCGCTTCTCGACGAGGGCCCGTCCTCACGGGGGTCCACTATTCCCAGGAGGGGGCGCAGCCGCGTGaacagcagccgcagcagcaacaacagcaacagcgAGAACCGACGCGACTCCATCACCAGTCCCGAGGACGACCCCGACGACAAAGACGAGAACAAGAAGAGCCCCTGGCAGAAGATTGAGGACAGGCCTCTCATGGTCTTCCACCCCAGGAAGTGA
- the LOC109996418 gene encoding protein FAM171A2 isoform X2 gives MPAHFISRLLLFASICAVWEALAKSLPDQGAVEVQIKIQVFDNSDLSPLADALVEVHGNQTVLASSRAGRDGVLRVSFPYRTGTWVVITASKRDYVTNSVPWHSSRIPLYASVSLYLLVQRPGTLILYDDVLQVLSGSPGARNQPLVQLQRKSLQLPSNSNYTALSAALTTARTQYEVGGFPFLLGQETNSSGAETGWTDLTALAVVSIQLFDKDGDPIQVSDPIHVSVPLPSDTRNRMATSVPAWLYQPKTGLWVRNGTGYIKKDGQQFVWNVVVPQMGYWLAAFPTSSGLGLSHPGLRDITTYHTLFLLSILGSLALLVLILLCVLLYYCRRKCLKPRRQQAKPHTANTNGAKRDQGTSTSRLNLICGGHAESGASNEKSEMSPSRDYQSSKEDLTKHVPAHMLRHAKGKNNSGSQRGESLAMKVTRATETNNLDNPLLHEDYNRGYSQMEGKESEYHRHHSANDNRGYSSDPPSPPRFQGYVPNQQSDKPPEYSAAAADSLARPTSLNTQAGQIIFCSSIDQMKENMYRSMVPTLVIPAHYMRLPSEFSGKDGKDQKDQDKNGAQMGGGPHHHHHSQKQGQQHQQGGSGGDDSEDPSWASDSSGGPVTIPVLFNDSTMAQMNGELQAMTEKKLLELGVKQHPRAWFISLDGRDNAHVRHSYIDVANDLSGGGIGAFLSGPNSGRDVNLEPPLESQERKSGVNRKGKDERWGTGGRKSHGSGSGGGGGGGKTYSKLAYPDHSDPSSSSEGRPVSPEENSLTPLLDEGPSSRGSTIPRRGRSRVNSSRSSNNSNSENRRDSITSPEDDPDDKDENKKSPWQKIEDRPLMVFHPRK, from the exons aGGTccaaataaaaatccaggtgTTCGACAACAGCGACCTTTCACCTTTGGCCGACGCTCTGGTGGAAGTTCACGGGAATCAGACTGTCTTGGCGTCCAGCAGGGCGGGCAGGGATGGCGTCCTGAGGGTCAGCTTCCCGTACCGCACAGGAACCTGGGTGGTCATCACGGCCTCCAAACGAGACTACGTCACCAACTCTGTGCCCTGGCACTCCAGCCGAATTCCCC tgtaCGCATCAGTCAGCCTGTACCTCCTTGTTCAGAGGCCTGGAACTCTTATTCTGTACGATGACGTCCTGCAGGTGCTCTCGGGGTCACCAg GAGCTCGTAACCAGCCACTGGTGCAGCTTCAGAGGAAGTCCCTGCAGCTGCCGTCCAACTCAAACTACACGGCGCTGTCCGCCGCTCTGACCACAGCCAGGACTCAGTATGAGGTCGGGGGGTTCCCGTTTCTCCTGGGCCAAGAAACCAACAGCTCAG GTGCAGAGACAGGATGGACGGACTTGACAGCTCTCGCCGTGGTCAGCATTCAGCTCTTCGACAAAGATGGCGACCCGATCCAGGTGTCGGATCCGATCCACGTCTCTGTCCCGCTGCCGTCGGACACCCGCAACAGGATGGCCACCAGCGTTCCCGCTTGGCTGTATCAGCCTAAGACGG GACTGTGGGTCAGGAACGGGACGGGCTACATCAAAAAGGACGGCCAGCAGTTTGTGTGGAATGTGGTCGTCCCTCAGATGGGATACTGGTTAGCTGCCTTCCCTACATCTTCAG GATTGGGTCTGTCTCATCCAGGCTTGAGGGACATCACCACCTACCACACCCTGTTCCTGCTCTCCATCCTGGGCTCGCTGGCCCTGCTGGTGCTCATCCTGCTCTGTGTGCTGCTCTACTACTGCAG GCGAAAGTGTTTGAAACCTCGTCGACAGCAGGCGAAACCTCACACGGCCAATACAAACGGTGCGAAGAGGGACCAGGGTACGTCTACTTCTCGCCTGAATCTTATTTGCGGAGGCCATGCTGAGTCGGGCGCCTCCAACGAGAAATCTGAAATGTCCCCGTCGCGAGACTACCAGAGCTCAAAGGAGGACTTGACCAAACACGTCCCGGCTCACATGCTGCGGCACGCGAAGGGGAAAAATAATTCTGGTTCCCAGCGGGGCGAGAGCCTGGCCATGAAGGTCACACGGGCCACCGAGACCAACAACCTGGACAACCCTCTGCTGCATGAAGACTACAACCGGGGCTACAGCCAAATGGAGGGCAAAGAGTCCGAGTACCATCGACACCACAGCGCCAACGACAATCGGGGGTACTCCTCCGATCCCCCGTCCCCGCCTCGCTTCCAGGGGTACGTGCCAAACCAGCAGTCCGACAAACCCCCCGAGTACTCGGCCGCGGCTGCGGACAGCCTCGCAAGACCGACATCCCTCAACACCCAGGCGGGTCAGATCATCTTCTGCAGCTCTATCGACCAGATGAAGGAGAACATGTACCGGAGCATGGTGCCGACGCTGGTCATCCCGGCGCACTACATGCGTCTGCCCTCCGAGTTCTCGGGCAAAGACGGCAAGGATCAGAAAGACCAGGACAAGAACGGAGCGCAGATGGGAGGAGGGCCGCATCATCACCACCACTCCCAGAAACAAGGCCAGCAGCACCAGCAAGGGGGTTCCGGGGGCGACGACTCCGAGGACCCGAGCTGGGCGTCCGACTCCTCCGGCGGACCCGTGACCATCCCCGTGCTCTTCAACGACTCCACCATGGCTCAGATGAACGGCGAGCTGCAGGCCATGACCGAGAAGAAGCTGCTCGAGCTGGGGGTGAAGCAGCACCCGAGAGCGTGGTTCATCTCCCTGGACGGACGCGACAATGCCCACGTGCGCCACTCCTACATCGACGTGGCCAACGATCTGAGCGGCGGCGGGATCGGCGCGTTTTTGAGCGGCCCGAACAGCGGCAGAGACGTCAACCTCGAACCGCCTCTGGAGTCCCAAGAGCGCAAGTCGGGAGTCAACCGGAAGGGCAAAGACGAGCGCTGGGGGACGGGAGGGCGGAAGAGCCACGGCAGCGGCAGtggtggcggcggcggcgggGGGAAGACGTACTCGAAGTTGGCCTACCCGGACCACAGCgatcccagcagcagcagcgagggGCGCCCGGTCTCGCCCGAGGAGAACTCCCTCACCCCGCTTCTCGACGAGGGCCCGTCCTCACGGGGGTCCACTATTCCCAGGAGGGGGCGCAGCCGCGTGaacagcagccgcagcagcaacaacagcaacagcgAGAACCGACGCGACTCCATCACCAGTCCCGAGGACGACCCCGACGACAAAGACGAGAACAAGAAGAGCCCCTGGCAGAAGATTGAGGACAGGCCTCTCATGGTCTTCCACCCCAGGAAGTGA